From the genome of Saccharomyces kudriavzevii IFO 1802 strain IFO1802 genome assembly, chromosome: 16:
AGTATACGTACGCAGATATACGCGAGAGCAACTTGTAAGATCACAAGGTCTCGTAAAATGTCAATTAGAGAGAGCTTTTTTGAAACCAGGATCAGTGATAGAAAATTCATGATGATAATTgctaaaaaaatcttgCTGTGCAATTAAAAGAAAGTGTTAACGGCATATTCTGCGTGCTTCACCACGAAGGAATGTGGTATCTTATCGGTGACATCAATTTTTAATCGTTCTTGCTTGATTTTATCCTTATAATAATGTGATAAATGCGTTCTTGTTTTGTCAGCAACCCAGTGGTCTTTTGTACTGAACAGAaaccaaatgaaaatttcgtTCTCTTGACAATAATTGATGAattcatcttgaaattcCCAATTAGTAGTTATCTCCTTCATTTCCTGAGAAGCTAGCCCCAGAGATTGACGGACGAACTGTTTATGAGTCAGCAAAATTCTTGTGGACAACACAGCCTGATAACCGGTGCTTCCACAGCCCATGAATTTGTCAATaacaaatcttgaaagTCCTTCGGATAAAATccaataaaagaaaacataacTGAGCAATGATACAACATGGGCCAATGGGGGGATATAGTGGAGTACCGCTGTCATTTTAACACCCATTTCTGAGGTGTGTATGTCCATCACAGTGGGTGTGATCAGACCGATCTTTCTTACAGACCCGACTAATTTATCAGAAAGGCACACTTTTTGTAAGATGTAGGCACCCACCGAATGTCCCATgatgataatttttctgttttcgTGTGAAAAGTTGTTGATTACTTCAACTTGATGATCTACTTGATcttgcaaagaaaatatcgGTGTGTTAGAATGGGCATTTAGGGTCATTCCCGCATGAGATACACCAAGGATTTCCCAATCAGGATGCTTTGAATGTAGATGCTGTAACATCTCCTGATAGTAGTATAAAAGTCCAGGATTACCGGGGATCCACACTAATAGAGGAGCATCCTCGTTTTCTGTAGCAACTGAGGGCTTGATATTCAATATCGAGCACGGTAATGTAGATTTGGTGTACTCTTGTACTGGCATCTTGTCACTAAAGTTGAAAGCCACGACAATGGGGAGGGTCAggcaattttttcctctctGATCAGTAGTTTGAACTTGCTATTGTCGTACCGctgttttcatttttatttcatgCGTTCGCGACGATGTGCAATGATAACTTTTCGGGTAATTAATatagtgaaaaatatcaactCATCTCAGGAAGTTCAACAAAAGGAACTCATATcatataataataatggaaTACAGCAGCTAAATATTTTATGTATGAAAAGATTATACTGCATTCGCTAGACGCCACTAATTTTCTAAACTATTTAAAACCTTAAGGTTTGCTTCCACTTCCTGGACACATTGTCTGAAATAAaccaattgaaaattttggaacaACTTCACCAAGCCCAAAATATCAGAACTGTCGGTAATCTCTTCCATTATTTCCACAGCGGTTGTGGTATTGGAGACAAATTCATCTTCTAATTTTTCCAGtaatttgttttcttcgagGTCTTCTATCGTGGGCTCATCGCCTTGGTTAGCTTTCGAATCTTCTTTCACAACAGCGGCATCATCTGCGGCGGATCCGCtggtttctttctttgaatcaCCTTCTAAATCCTTTGATATGGGACTCTCATCCTCAGTAGTCGGATTTTCATCCGGAGAAATGGGGGCGTTTGCGCTAACAGCTTTGTCGTCAACCTCCTTTGAGGTTTCAGCCTTTTGAGCCTTCAGCTTCgcttcttttgatttgacTTCATAACGCATTGTGTCGAATTTGAGTCTTGAATCTTCCACTTTTTTGCGCAATTCGTGAACTTTCTTGAAGTCTTTGTTTATCAGTTTCTCTAGTTTTTTGTTGAACTCTTTAATCATCGTTGAATCCATTTCTGCTTTACCTTCATCAATGTTTTTGTAACAAGTTGACCAGGAGTCAAAGACTTTAATCAAGTTAGAtaaatcttcatcttcttcatcttcctcgTCCTCTTCTTGCGCCTCTGCATCCTGTGCGGTTTCATTAGATtcgcttttcttcttcaatccTGCCTTTTCATCTTGTTTTAGGCTTTGAAATTCACACTCGCAGTCAACAGCGGCTTTTGAGATCG
Proteins encoded in this window:
- the SKDI16G4010 gene encoding bifunctional triacylglycerol lipase/ester hydrolase (similar to Saccharomyces cerevisiae YPR147C; ancestral locus Anc_3.488) yields the protein MPVQEYTKSTLPCSILNIKPSVATENEDAPLLVWIPGNPGLLYYYQEMLQHLHSKHPDWEILGVSHAGMTLNAHSNTPIFSLQDQVDHQVEVINNFSHENRKIIIMGHSVGAYILQKVCLSDKLVGSVRKIGLITPTVMDIHTSEMGVKMTAVLHYIPPLAHVVSLLSYVFFYWILSEGLSRFVIDKFMGCGSTGYQAVLSTRILLTHKQFVRQSLGLASQEMKEITTNWEFQDEFINYCQENEIFIWFLFSTKDHWVADKTRTHLSHYYKDKIKQERLKIDVTDKIPHSFVVKHAEYAVNTFF
- the SKDI16G4020 gene encoding uncharacterized protein (similar to Saccharomyces cerevisiae YPR148C; ancestral locus Anc_3.491) is translated as MSGYFSGFSLNKITDSIATAAHKTQDTLNNALASANVNLNDPETRLSIKSRTRFVQESLGTVSDISKLPPQYQFLEKKSDSLEKVCRRILLVSKTFEVEGYDYPPNLTESISDWWSVNKDGWFGSRKSENANKKKVSNHDDAFLPRSFAQAISKAAVDCECEFQSLKQDEKAGLKKKSESNETAQDAEAQEEDEEDEEDEDLSNLIKVFDSWSTCYKNIDEGKAEMDSTMIKEFNKKLEKLINKDFKKVHELRKKVEDSRLKFDTMRYEVKSKEAKLKAQKAETSKEVDDKAVSANAPISPDENPTTEDESPISKDLEGDSKKETSGSAADDAAVVKEDSKANQGDEPTIEDLEENKLLEKLEDEFVSNTTTAVEIMEEITDSSDILGLVKLFQNFQLVYFRQCVQEVEANLKVLNSLEN